The Moorena producens PAL-8-15-08-1 genomic interval CTGGGATCGATATAAAATAACTTGCGCTCAACTGGATAATAGTCGGCACGATAATACATTTCTTTGATGGTATAACTGAAAGGCCGATTATCTAGCACACCTCCATCCACAAAGTGCAATTGATACCCACCGGTTGGAGGGGTTTCCGGTAACTTGCGATTCTTAAGGATTCCCCATTCTACTAACTTGGCATCGACCTGATTGCTAGGATTATCTAACTCAACGGTAACTACAGGGAAAGCAACTGGAAAACACGATGTAATACGACACAGTTTGGCCAGAGCTTGATAGGTGTCTTGAACCGTTGAATTGTTTGGGTTAAAATTGGGATTAAAGGGCTCTTTGCGACCTTGACGGTGCTTGAGATGAAAAATCGTGCGGTGGTCTTTAAGATCAATCACCCGTCCGGTATCATCAAAAACGGTATCAACCCGTCCTACAACATCAGTTCCTGTTACAAATAAATCTAATTCATTAAAGGAAGATACCCACTCGTCTGAGGGTGCTTTCTTTTTATTGCTCTGCCCTTGTTCAAAGGCTTTAGCTAGTGCCTCTTGATAGTAGCCCTTGCCATCTAAAATAGATTCCCCATCATTTTTCCCTTGAGTAATGCTAGGTTTATGCATGAGCTTGCGGATGTTGCCATTTTCCCGCCAAATTTGGGCAAAGTTTTCAAAATCGATGACTTCATTCTGACTACTATTGGTCAAAGCGTAGCTCAGCAGAACCCCATTAATCCCTCCCGCTGACGTGCCTGAGAGAATATCAACAATAATATCAGAATCGGTGAGAGCTTTAACAAGTTTATAGATACCTCGACCGCGAACAGCATTATAAAATTCGCGGCAAACACCGTTCATATAAATCGCTAGAGAGACTCCACCATAAACCACTAGTCCTAAGCGCAGTTCTCTGCTAAATTCTGGCTTGCTAAAGTTTTGGCTAGACATAATATGGCTCTCCAATTAGGGACGTTACCGTTAGTTACTGGCTAAATATAGCAATCCGTGTAGGAATTGTGAGAATTTTTGATGCCATATTCCCTACTCCCGTCTTGATGCAGTCGCTCATGGGGGAAACCCCCTTTGGCCGACTGCATCGCTGCTCCGAAGTCCCTGCTCCCTGTTCCCTGTTCCCTTTGCTATAGTAGTAAGGTGCTGCTGACACAACCTGCGGAAATCATCCCCGCGATGTTCAAAGCTTTGGTATTGGTCAAAGCTAGCACAGGCGGGAGAAAGCAGGACAACACTAGCATTATACTGTTGAGCTAGTTCTGCTGCTCTTGGTACCGCTTTCGCCATAGTTTCCACAATTTCGTAACTGGAGTAGCCAGCTTCTTTAAGGCGTGCCGCAAAAGCAGGTGCTGCCTCACCAATGAGTAACACAACCGCTGCTTTGAGTTTAATGGTTTCAATCCAACTGGTATCATCACCAGCTTTGGCTTCACCACCAGCAATTAGAATAGTGGGTGCAGCTACTGAGGCTAAACCGACTTGAGCCGCATCATAGTTGGTGGCTTTACTATCATTGATGAAGTCTATCCCCTGCCAGGTAATCACCTTTTCTAGGCGATGGGGTACACCAGGAAACTTGGCAATGGCGGATGCGATCGCATTTTTCTCAATTCCTGCCAATCGTGCTGTTGCCACTGCCATTAATAAATTTTGTCGATTGTGATCTCCGACCATTTGTAAGGATTTTACTGGCAAGATCGGTTCTGAGTCTGCTATCACCCAGTCATCTTGGATGTAAGCCCAAGGTTGAAAATTCCTCTCTCCCTGACCACCTGTGATACTAATCCAATAGGCATCGGGCCAATAGTTTACTCCCATATTACCCAGGTAAGGGTCATCCCCATTGATAACTTGTAACTGGGAGCGACGCAGTAAAGATGCCTTTACATCATAATAGTTTTCCAGAGTTTTGTGACGGCTGAGGTGGTCAGGAGTCAAGGTTGTCAAGACACCAATACGAGGGGCAAGGTCTTTGGAAGATTCGATTTGGTAACTACTGATTTCCCCAATTACCCAATCGATTGGGGATCTTTCCTGGGTTTTACCTGTGATTTCTGGTGCTAGGAGTAGTTCGCAAGCGGCATAACCAATGTTACCGCAGGCGGGGGCATGGAAACCAGCTTCTTGAAAAATAGCAGCAATCAGAGAGGTGGTAGTAGTTTTGCCGTTAGTACCAGTAACAGCTACCCATGGACAGGATTGGAGATAACGCCAAGCTAGTTCAATTTCCCCTATGGTCTCAATGCCTTGGGTCCTGGCTGTAACTAAGACTGGTATATCCCAGGGAACACCAGGACTAACTACAATTAGCTGGGGTAAGTCTGAAGAGTCTAGGGTTAGGGAATAACCCAGTTTAAGGTTAATTCCGTCTCTGGCAAGCTGTTGTTGTTGGTGTTGCCAGTCTTCTGGGGTATAACGTGCAGCGATCCGTTCAGGGCTAGCGGCATCGCTGAGAGTGACATCCCAACCTTCTTTTCTTAGAAGTCTTGCGGCTGCAAGACCTGAGCGTCCTAATCCAATAACATCAGCCTTAGGCATACTTTGATTGGTAGTGCATCTGATGGTTTGCCGTTTATAACTATAGCAGTTATAGCGGTTTTGAATTGGATAAGTTACTTACTTTTTGGGAGTAGGGAGTAGGGAGTAGGGAGTAGGGGGAAGAAACTTGACTTGACTTTATAAGTATTCTCAACGCTATAATTCTTTATTACTTGACATTAATAGGACTTAAAGATTATCCAAAAATATCGAATGTTTTAAAAATAGTTCCTTGCCCAATCTCGCACTGTTCGCCTAATTGCCCCCCTACCATCAGCCCGATGGCGCTCAATTAAACTAGGAAGCTCTTGAATCGGTAACTCAGGAAAAACCCTACTCTTTGCTTGTTCTACATACTCACCCTCTTGCAGTAAGTAAATTGTTAGTTTGCCAGAATCATAGCACCATATTTCTGGGACTCCCAAGCGAGAATAGATTGGCAAACGAGGCAGTGATTTACTAGTTACATCAATTTCTATAGCGAGATCTGGGGGGGGATCTTGGTTGAGTTCTAAGTCCAACCTGCCTCGAATCGCCGCTTCATTTTGGATATAAAAACAATTATCTGCTTCTACCCCAGCTAAGCTACTCTCTCGCCGCCAGGTTGTTGACCCTAAACTTTCGTAGTCTAAATCTAGTTCATCTGCCAGCTCTTTAACTAGGTCACCAATCACCTCTTTATAATATTCATGTTCAGGTAAAGGAGTCATAATCTCAAGGGTACCATAATCATAGGCTAAACGAGCAGAGCGATGGTCACCTAAATCCAGCAGCAGATTTTCAAACTGTTCCCAGGAAATGTTATGTAAAACCACCCGATCTGCTCTCTGTTTCGTCACTACCATTAGTTTGGTCTCCGAAGCTAATAATAGGTCATTTTTTTATTATAGAATTACTATCTATAGCAGTTATCAATTGCGTAATTTACAAAGTGCTGATAACTGAATCGCATCCTCTCTATCAAGCTGAGAAAAAATTTTTTGACAGGGATTTTCCAAAGGGTGCATCTCATTTTTGCTGTTTGACCCGGTGGTGCGTTACGGGGCGGGCTGTGTCTTGATGCAGTCGCTCATGGGGGAAACCACGGCAGTTGCTCATGGTTTGAAGTTACCGTAAGACAGGCTCGCCTTGTCTTGATGCAGTCGCTCATGGGGGAAACCACGGCAGTCGCTCATGGGGGGAACCCCCAAGACCGCGCTGCCTCCCCAAGACCGCGCAAATCACGCTAATCAATAAGTTTTCCCCCTTTTCTGCATAGCCGACCAACCATAAAGGCTCAACGTAATCAGGTTTCGTCTCCGGGGGAACCCCCAAGACCGCACTGCCTCCCCAAGACCGCGCTGCATCGCTGCCAACCCTGGCTACGAGGCGGAAAATGAGAACCCCCCCCTAACGCACCCTACGAAAAATTTTCAAATATGAGATGCACCCTTTTCCAAAAAGCTATATTCCTTTGCAACCGCTTCGCGAACGGAATCAAAACCACCAGGTTATTGACAATAACTTCGGGATGGAATTTAAGACTGAATATTATATCAAATATCAAGAAAGCTCAACAGGTGCTGGGTTGAGCACTCCAGACACTCCAGCAGCTTGAAGCATTAGGGGAATAAGGGGATTTGACCTTGCCATATGAGCCGACAAATCTTAATATAAGTTAATGTAAGACAATATTTCTCAACATATTAACTATGGCTACTTCAGAAGAACAACGCAAACAGAAAATTATGGAGCACCTGGAGAAAACTACCCAACTGCCTCAGCAGCAGCCTTCCTTATATTCAGAGGCTAGGAAGCAGAAAATTATGGAGCACATCAAATTGACACGAGGTTAAGACAAAGCCCTAGATATTCCGTAGGGTGGGTTAGGCGCGGCCAGGATTTGAGGGATTACCAATCAGTCGTTGAAAGCGCCGTAACCCACCTTCTTCAAATTGCGCACCTGACGACTGAGCTATCATGGCGAAGCGAGAATTCTAAACCATGGAAATTCATGACACAGCCCAACAGTCGGTTTATGAACGAGGCCATTGCTCTATCTGTGATCAGCGTTAGGTCTGGAAAGGGAGGTCCGTTTGGAGCAGTGGTTGTCAAGGATGGAGAGATTATTGCCAAAGCTCATAATCAAGTCACCTCCACTAATGATCCTACGGCACATGCTGAAATTGTAGCTATCCGTGATGCCTGCAAGGTCTTACAGACTTTTCAACTGACCGGTTGCGAACTCTATACTAGCTGTGAGCCATGCCCGATGTGCCTCGGGGCGATCTACTGGGCTAGGCTGGACAAGGTTTACTATGCCAATACTAAAGCTGATGCGGCTCAAATTGGATTTGATGACCAATTCATTTACGAGGAATTGGACTTGCCCATAAGCGATCGCAAACTCCCAATCATTCAATTAATGCGGGATGAAGCCTTAAGAGCTTTCCAAGAATGGCAAGAAAAAACCGATAAGGTAGAGTATTAATACTCTATAATTTCTACGCTTGTGAGGTACAAATTTCTGGTTTTTAGGGAGCAGGGAGCAGGGAGCAGGGAGCATATAAGAGCAAAGAGGGAAGAGGGAAGAGGGCAAAAATAATGTGTACCTCATAGCTACGATAAACGCTAGAGTGTAGCAGCTTAGGGCTTAAAAAAAAGCGATCGCTACTGAATCAAAAGCCGATCACCCTTAGCAGGAGAGATGGGGAGATGGGGAGATGGGGAGATGGGGAGATTTTTCTTAAAGGTAATTATTCTGACATGATATACAGGGTTTATAAATGAGATGTAAACCTGTATGGTATTTTTTTTACTGTCCAATAAAACTCCATATATCTTGCCACTCTTGCCTTTTGCCTTTTGTATGCAAGCCTTTTTCGGCAATTCGTGTGTTTAAAACCCAGAGACAAACCCGCTTATTCCCTAACGCCTATTTATTACGTATCTAGAGAAAAATCAAGATTGCTGGTTAAGGTGGAGTATAGGCTGTGGGGTGTAGGGCAATTCAAGGGCTATTTCATATTTCTTTACAAACTGTCCCAGATTAAGTCAATCGCCCCAAACAAAAATGTGAATTATAGGCTGTGGGGTTTAGGGGAATTCAAGGGCTATTTCATATTTCTTTACAAACTGTCCCGGATTAAGTCAATCGCCCAACAAAAATTTAGATAATATTAAATTTAATAGCTAGGGATTGGTAGATAAAGTAAACTACAGATAGTCTAAGACTATGCGGCGACTATCTTACTAGATTATTGATTAAGATTATTTCCTAAAAGTTACCACTTACAATTCTAAGCAATGCTTGGCTTTGAGTTGGTCAAATATTTTCCGACAACTCTGAAAGCACTTAACTAATTAAGTTATCAATTAAATTTTCAACAGTCAACCCTCAACAGTAATAACTCAACCATGGATAATCGTTGCATGATTCCGGTAGTTAGGTCTCCCAAAGACTACCAAGCTTATCGTATTAGTCCCCAAGATAAAAATCGCTTAGCCATTGTCTTCGATCCAGACAGTGCTAATGCTTCAATAACATTTTGTGTAGAGATTTTTGAGCCAGGAGGAAAGACTCCGCTCCATTATCATAAAATTGGAGTAGAAATGTTCTATATCCTCAAGGGTCAAGGGTTAGCCAGCTGTGATGGCAAAATCGTTACGCTGCGGACTGGAGATACCTTATTAGTTCCCCCTACAGGAATTCATGAAATTAGAAATACTGGCACTGAGCGTTTGTATACCCTGTGCTGGATGGTGCCTAATGAGGACTTTGCTGAACTAGTTCGCAGTGGTACACCGGTTGAATTCGATGAAGAGGATATGAGAGTGCTTGGGGGTCAAGATGTGTTGGTAGCTTGTTGAAGAATTTAATAGCTAGATATCTGGGACTGTTAATCACTTGATAGCTGATAGCTGATAGCTATCAGCTATCAGCTATCAGCTTATGTGCTACGCACACGCGTGCGCGAACAGCTTATGGGTTACGTCTCAGCGTAGAGTTATAGCACTACCCATTAAAGTTATGACGTTGATACAAGCTGAAAAGCTTTTTTATTCAACTTTTAGGTGCGCTTGACCTAGGCGAATTAAATTACGGGTCAAGCGCACCTTTGCCTTTTGCCTTTTGTATGCAAGCCTTTTGCCTTGCGCGTAGTGCTATACTGCCTAAGTCCTGTTGATGAAAAAAAGCTTTTACCTAGGAGTTAGTCTTTTTACCCTATGCTGGCTCCTTTCATTTTTTCCAGCATTACTCCCTGAAAATTTACCACCAACTGCTGTGAGAATGCTAGGAGCAACGCTTCTCATGGCAGTTTTTTGGATTGCTGAAACTATCCCGATTGCGGCCACCTCGATAATTCCCTTGGGTTTATTTCCCTTTTTAGGAATTCTTTCTGCTGAAGAGGTTGCTTCCGCCTATGCTTCGGATGTAATCTTGCTATTTATGACAGTTTTTTTTATTGCTAAAGCGGTTGAAAAATATAATCTACATCAGCGGATTGCTTTTCACATTATTAGCATTGTTGGTACCAAACCAACCAGGTTAATTTTGGGGTTTATGCTAACAACAGCAGTATTGTCGATGTGGATATCGAATACAGCTATAACCTTGATGATGCTGCCAATAGCTATCTCTATCATCGAACAAACAGGTCTTGCCAATCCCAATATTGATGTAGGTAAAACTCTGGGAACTTCGCTAATGCTGGGAATTGCATATTCAGCTAATATTGGTGGGATTGGAACCCCGATCGGGACGCCAACTAACCTTATCTTCTTGGCACAATTTCAAGAAAATTTTCCAGACAATACCCCCATTACATTTTATCAATGGATTATCGTGGGAGTGCCAGCTGTTTTGATATTTATCTTGTTAACTTGGATCTATTTAACTAAAATTACACTAAAGCTTGATAAGAACAGTTTATCGTCAGACTATTTTAATATTCCAGACAAAGAAGTCCAGAAACTGGGAAAAATGTCTCAGGGAGAAAAATACGTTGCCATTTTATTTGGGTTAACGGCATTTTTGTGGATTTTTAGGGCAGATATCACCATCGGTTCCTTTACATTAACGGGTTGGGCAACCTATCTGGGCGTGGCTAACTTTGTTCATGATTCCAGTGTGGCTGCCCTAATTGCTGTTATCATGTTTATACTTCCTGTGAAAACAGAGATGGGAGAGCCAATCAACCTCCTAGATTGGGAAACGGCTGTGAAAATTCCTTGGGGAATATTGCTGCTATTCGGGGGTGGAATTGCAATTTCTAAAGGGTTTGCTGCGTCAGGCTTGTCTCAATTCCTAGGGGATAATTTACAAATTGGGTTGCAGGGACTTTCAAGGATTTTGATGGTGGGTTGCATCTGTGTATTTATGACATTTTTAACAGAAGTGACCTCGAATATAGCAACCACAGCTCTGATCATGCCTATTTTAGCTACTGCTGCATCGATTATCAATGTCTCACCTGCTTTGTTGATGTGGCCTGCTGCAATTTCGGCTTCCTTCGCGTTTATGCTGCCAGTCGCAACTGCTCCCAATGCAATTGTTTACTCTCAGGAATATTTCCCAATTTCTACCATGGCTAAGGTAGGATTAGTTTTAAATATCGTGGGGGTGATTCTAGTAAGTTTGTTGATGAATTTTGTAGCTATCCCCATGTTGGGATGACTAGACTTTACAGGTTGCAGGTTGGAAGGTTGAAGGTTGGAAGGTTGAAGGTTGGAAGGTTGAAGGTTGGAAGGTTGAAGGTTGGAAGGTTGAAGGTTGGAAGGTTGAAGGTTAAACAAGAAACGGCATCAATGGTAACACGGGATGGAGTACGGCTGGATGCGGATATCTACCGTCCCGATAGTGCTGGTGAGTTTCCGGTGTTGCTGATGCGGCAACCCTATGGAAAAGCGATCGCATCTACGGTAGTCTATGCTCATCCCACTTGGTATGCTGCCCAGGGTTACATTGTAGTGATTCAAGATGTCAGGGGAAGGGGCACTTCAGACGGTAAGTTTGATTTGTTTGCCCACGAAGTAGAAGATGGCTTTGATAGTGTTAACTGGGCAGCCAGTTTACCGGGTAGCACTGGGGATGTGGGCATGTATGGCTTTTCCTATCAGGGGATGACTCAACTGTACGCTGCTGCAAGCTATCCCACCGCTCTGAAAACGATCTGTCCAGCGATGATTGGCTATGATTTATACAGCGATTGGGCCTATGAGGGAGGAGCGTTTTGTTTACAAGCTAATCTGGGTTGGGCGATACAATTAGCAACAGAAACGGCACGATTGCGGTCAGATGAGCAAGCCTATCAACTGCTGTATGCAGCATCTCGGAATTTACCCCTGTATGACCCAATTCCTGCTCGCCCTCAAATTCTCCAAGACTTAGCACCAGACTCTTTTTATCACGACTGGTTAGACCATCCTCACCCAGATGAATACTGGGAAAAACTATCTCCCAAGGGAATGATGCAGGATGTAGACATGCCCATGTTACACATTGGCGGATGGTTTGACCCATTTTTGCGAGGGACACTTCATTTATATAAAGATATGGCATCTGATGGCTGTTCGCCCCAGCATCTGATCATTGGACCTTGGGCGCACCTGCCTTGGGGGCGTCAAGTGGGAGCAGTGGATTACGGTCCCCAGGCGAATAGTCCCGTTGATGGCTTGCAAGTGCGTTGGTTTGACCACTTCCTCAAGGGAATTGATACCAACGTGGTTGAGCAACCCCCTGTTTGTCTATTTGAGATGGGAACTAATCGGTGGCGTTATTTTGATCGTTGGCCTGATGGCAATCAGAAATCTTATTATCTGGTAACTTCCGGTTTAGCTAGTGTCAGGGAAGATTCTGGAAAATTAGTCCCAGAAGAGTCTCAAGACATGCAACAGCCATCGGAGACAGAGGGAGTATCCCAAATCCAGCATACCTGTGATCTATCCTGTGACTTATTAGTTCATGACCCTTGGCGTCCAGTTCCAGCCATGGGGGGTCATGCAGGGATGCCAGTCGGTTCATGCGATCGCACTGCCATAGATTGTCGCACAGATGTTTTAACCTACACCTCTGAACCCTTAGCAGAAGATTTACATTTGCTAGGGGCTGTGCTGCTAGAGGTGTTTTGCACAGCTGATACTCCCAGTTTTGATATCTGTGCAGTTTTGTCGGAAGTCCATCCTGATGGCAGGGTTTACAATGTCACTCAGGGATATCGGCGGGTGAATCCTGGGGACACTATTAATCCGTTGCGTATTCGATTCCAAGCAACTTTTGTGCGTATTGCCCAAGGCAATCACTTGCGCTTAAGTTTGAGTGGGGCTTGTTTTCCCGCTTATCCAGTCAATTCCGGCACCGGGGCTTTTCCTAATGACAGTCGATTGATGGATGCTCAGATTATTACTTTGATGGTGAGTTGTGGAGGAGATTATCCAACTCGTGTTTTATTACCTATTTTTAGGTCTGATGCACAATAAGCGCCATTATAAATAAGCGCTATAGCTGACAGGTCTCCAGAGCAGCAACTAACTGCTCGAAATGATTCAGTGTATGAGTTGCCATAACTGAGATCCGAATTCGACTCGTAGGCACTGTCGGAGGACGAATAGCAGGGGCAAAGATACCAGCTGCTTTCAATGTTTCGCCAACAGCAAGAGCCTCAGTAGCACTGTTTATGGAAATGCAAAGGATAGGCGACTCAGAAGGCAAACAGTTGAGATTAGGCAGCTGTTGAGCAATTAACTGTTTGAGAGTCTCTACATTATGGCTCAGTTGAGCGCACCGTTCTGGTTCTTGTTGGACAATTTGGATTGCTGCTAATGCTGCTGCTGTATCTGCTGGAGATAAGGCAGTGGTGTAAATCCAGCTAGGAGAACGATTTCGGAGGAAATCAATTAAAACCGCTGAACCGGCCACATACCCTCCCAAACTACCCAAAGCTTTACTGAGGGTGCCAACTTGAATAATCGTTTCTCCAGTACAGCCAAAATGTTCCACACACCCAGCGCCTGTAGCTCCCAAAACTCCCGTAGCATGGGCTTCATCCACCAGGAGCATACAATTAAATTGGTTGGCCAACCCTAATAGCTCAGGCAAGGGGCATAAATCACCATCCATGCTAAAGACGCTATCAGTAACAATTAAGCAGCGACGGTACTGTTGTCGGTATTGAATCAGTTGACTCTGCAAAGAAGCGATATTGCAGTGATCATAGTCGATTACCTGGGCACCGCTCAAAATTGCCCCATTTTTCAAGCTGGAGTGGTTGTACTGATCCCCTAGGATTAAATCCCGTTTCCCTACTAACGCTGCAATCGTACCTATATTTGCTAAATACCCAGAGCTATAGACTATCGCATCTTCAGTTTGTTTGAGAGATGCGATCGCATTTTCCAATTCTCTATGCAGTTCCCGGTGTCCAGTAAGTAATCTCGAACCAGTGCTGCCAGTACCATAGTCCTTAGTAGCAGTAACTGCTGCTGCGATTAAGGGAGGTGAGCCTGCCAGTCCCAGATAGTCATTACTAGCGAAGTTAATCACCTCTCGGCCTTCCAGTTGCACCACAGCACCAGGCATACTTTGTAGAGTTTGTACTGAACGATACCAATTGGCTTTCTCAATCGTGGCCAGGGATAGCTTTAGCCAAGCATAAGGGTCAGTAGACATTAGACATTGTATTGGGGGTGAGACTTGGGCTTAGTGCAGGTTTAATTCTAATCATCTTTTTTCGCCTTCACCCCAACTAACTCTGAATTACCATCCAAAGAACCGTATAGGATATTTCCCCTCTTGTTGTCTGGTTTATAGAAAAGTAGTCGTTGCTCCAGTCGTTGCAGCTGCCGTTGAGCTGCTTGTGGATTCTTCGAGTAATACTTCTTCAAGTCAATCTTAAAGTGGCGATTAATTTCTGACCATGGGATGTCCCAAAGTTGGTCACCACAAAGTACCTCTAATTCCCATCCTTCAATATCAGTATCCTTGATATCTAGCTCAACTTCCCTTGGTTCAACTTCAATCAGCTTGCACTTCTCCATTTTGTTAGGGGAGCAGCTACTGAGTAATGTTACTCCCACACTCAGCAACAAGACGATGATAAACAGTTTTTGATTAAAAAAAGATTTTTGGTAATTTTTCACGTCTGGTACTAAACTAATCACGTTCCTAATGGTATTGACTCATTTATCCCCAATTAAATTATAGATTGCAGTTGGTGATGAATTGCCAGAACTGTTAACTATCCATCCCTATCAAAAGGTAGTTGACACAATAATATTTTTTTGCTACGAAATAGTCTAAATTCACCAGCTAGAGTAGCTACCAAAATATCCGGGAACGTGAGAGCGCCTCTCTTTTAAGGAGGGGATGAAACGGACACGACGGGTTTTAACCCGCCGTGTCCCTCTGCTTGGGTTCGGGTAATCTAGCTATTAGGCTTCTGATTAATTCAGACTGCGGTCTCTCCCCGCCGTTCGGCCTCTTCCTTCAACTGCTGCTTTTCAAAACTAGTAACCCTAATCATTAGTCTTTATGTTTTCATTTTAGTATTATCACTCAGGCGGACATCTGTTATGATTATAGGAGGAGGGTTGAGCAGATGTACAAGACTATTCCATTAAAAGCTAACTTCACGGACGAGGAGCAAGCCTTTTGGGTATTTCAGTGCCAACAAGCTAATAGCTTATGGAATTGTGCAGTCTATTACTCCAAGGAAAAACACTATAGTTGGTTACAACAGCAGGAAGAAGCTTTTACAATTTATTGGCGTGGAGATAATCTGAGGTATGGCTGGAAGATCTATAAATGTGGGATCAAGTATGCCGAACTCTGCAAAAACTTAAAGGAAAATCCCCATTATAAAGCTATGGCGGCTCAGTCGGCTCAACAAAGTCTCAAGACTGTCGCTGAATCAATTAACAGCTATAACCAGCTAGTAAGTCTTTATTATAAGGGAGCGGTTGACAGGCCAAAATTACTTCGATACCGCCAGAAAGGTGGTTTAGCCGCTGTTACGTTTCCTCGACAAGCACTTACTTACAAGAAAGGCTTATTTTACCCGTCGATTAGCAAGGAAACAAAGCCGGAACTAATCACCGAAATTGCGCTAGAACCCCCGGATTTTATCGATCCAGACTGGGTCAAAGAGGTAACGGTTCGTCCGTATCTTGGGCAGCTATGGATTGATTGGGTAATAGACGACGGTAAGCAACCAGTTGAACACAATTCTAACCTTGATTACTCCCAGGCATGGAGTTTTGATCACGGTGGCGAGAATTGGCTGACTGGGGTTTCGACCCAGGGGAAAAGCTTTATCATTGATGGTAGGAAGCTCAAGTCATTAAACCAGGGGTATTCCCGGCTAGTAGCAAAGTACAAGGAAGGTAAACCGGAATTTTATTGGGACGAAAATCTTAATCGGGTTCAACGGAAACGCAACAACCAGATGAGAGACGCCATCAACAAGGCTGCCCGATTCATCATCAATCGGTGTCTGAATGATCGGGTCGGGAATTTGATAGTCGGCTGGAATGAAGGCCAGAAAAACTCATCAAATATGGGAAAGCGAGGCAATCAGAATTTCGTTGTAATTCCAACCAAAAGACTAATCGAACGACTGAAGCAACTTGCCTTTGAATATGGAATCAAATTAACAATTACCGAGGAATCGTACACAAGTAAAGCGTCTTTCCTAGATGATGACCCATTACCAAAAATCGGTGAAAAACCCGAAGGGTGGAAAGCATCAGGTAAACGGGTAAGACGTGGTGTATACAGAACTTCTTTTGGCTGGCTAATCAATGCGGACTGTAACGGCGCGGCAAATATTGCCAAAAAAGTAGCCAAACAGTTAGGTTTAAACCTGACCAAGGTGGGTAGGGGAGATTTGACACTCCCGCATCGATATGACGTTTTCAACTCCCTGAAAAAATCATATCGAATAAGAAGCGAAGTGGCAGGTAACAACGCTGCCACGTAGCAACCTTATAGAATCCCCCGTGTTTTAACCGGGGGAGATGTCAAGTAAGTCCTGAAAATCAACTATGTTTCCATTCTGGATTCGTCAATTACTAGATTTTAGATCAAACTAGATATAGAAAATAATCACTGGT includes:
- the murD gene encoding UDP-N-acetylmuramoyl-L-alanine--D-glutamate ligase → MPKADVIGLGRSGLAAARLLRKEGWDVTLSDAASPERIAARYTPEDWQHQQQQLARDGINLKLGYSLTLDSSDLPQLIVVSPGVPWDIPVLVTARTQGIETIGEIELAWRYLQSCPWVAVTGTNGKTTTTSLIAAIFQEAGFHAPACGNIGYAACELLLAPEITGKTQERSPIDWVIGEISSYQIESSKDLAPRIGVLTTLTPDHLSRHKTLENYYDVKASLLRRSQLQVINGDDPYLGNMGVNYWPDAYWISITGGQGERNFQPWAYIQDDWVIADSEPILPVKSLQMVGDHNRQNLLMAVATARLAGIEKNAIASAIAKFPGVPHRLEKVITWQGIDFINDSKATNYDAAQVGLASVAAPTILIAGGEAKAGDDTSWIETIKLKAAVVLLIGEAAPAFAARLKEAGYSSYEIVETMAKAVPRAAELAQQYNASVVLLSPACASFDQYQSFEHRGDDFRRLCQQHLTTIAKGTGNREQGLRSSDAVGQRGFPP
- a CDS encoding Uma2 family endonuclease, which gives rise to MVVTKQRADRVVLHNISWEQFENLLLDLGDHRSARLAYDYGTLEIMTPLPEHEYYKEVIGDLVKELADELDLDYESLGSTTWRRESSLAGVEADNCFYIQNEAAIRGRLDLELNQDPPPDLAIEIDVTSKSLPRLPIYSRLGVPEIWCYDSGKLTIYLLQEGEYVEQAKSRVFPELPIQELPSLIERHRADGRGAIRRTVRDWARNYF
- a CDS encoding nucleoside deaminase, with translation MTQPNSRFMNEAIALSVISVRSGKGGPFGAVVVKDGEIIAKAHNQVTSTNDPTAHAEIVAIRDACKVLQTFQLTGCELYTSCEPCPMCLGAIYWARLDKVYYANTKADAAQIGFDDQFIYEELDLPISDRKLPIIQLMRDEALRAFQEWQEKTDKVEY
- a CDS encoding cupin domain-containing protein, producing the protein MDNRCMIPVVRSPKDYQAYRISPQDKNRLAIVFDPDSANASITFCVEIFEPGGKTPLHYHKIGVEMFYILKGQGLASCDGKIVTLRTGDTLLVPPTGIHEIRNTGTERLYTLCWMVPNEDFAELVRSGTPVEFDEEDMRVLGGQDVLVAC
- a CDS encoding SLC13 family permease, whose amino-acid sequence is MKKSFYLGVSLFTLCWLLSFFPALLPENLPPTAVRMLGATLLMAVFWIAETIPIAATSIIPLGLFPFLGILSAEEVASAYASDVILLFMTVFFIAKAVEKYNLHQRIAFHIISIVGTKPTRLILGFMLTTAVLSMWISNTAITLMMLPIAISIIEQTGLANPNIDVGKTLGTSLMLGIAYSANIGGIGTPIGTPTNLIFLAQFQENFPDNTPITFYQWIIVGVPAVLIFILLTWIYLTKITLKLDKNSLSSDYFNIPDKEVQKLGKMSQGEKYVAILFGLTAFLWIFRADITIGSFTLTGWATYLGVANFVHDSSVAALIAVIMFILPVKTEMGEPINLLDWETAVKIPWGILLLFGGGIAISKGFAASGLSQFLGDNLQIGLQGLSRILMVGCICVFMTFLTEVTSNIATTALIMPILATAASIINVSPALLMWPAAISASFAFMLPVATAPNAIVYSQEYFPISTMAKVGLVLNIVGVILVSLLMNFVAIPMLG
- a CDS encoding CocE/NonD family hydrolase — translated: MVTRDGVRLDADIYRPDSAGEFPVLLMRQPYGKAIASTVVYAHPTWYAAQGYIVVIQDVRGRGTSDGKFDLFAHEVEDGFDSVNWAASLPGSTGDVGMYGFSYQGMTQLYAAASYPTALKTICPAMIGYDLYSDWAYEGGAFCLQANLGWAIQLATETARLRSDEQAYQLLYAASRNLPLYDPIPARPQILQDLAPDSFYHDWLDHPHPDEYWEKLSPKGMMQDVDMPMLHIGGWFDPFLRGTLHLYKDMASDGCSPQHLIIGPWAHLPWGRQVGAVDYGPQANSPVDGLQVRWFDHFLKGIDTNVVEQPPVCLFEMGTNRWRYFDRWPDGNQKSYYLVTSGLASVREDSGKLVPEESQDMQQPSETEGVSQIQHTCDLSCDLLVHDPWRPVPAMGGHAGMPVGSCDRTAIDCRTDVLTYTSEPLAEDLHLLGAVLLEVFCTADTPSFDICAVLSEVHPDGRVYNVTQGYRRVNPGDTINPLRIRFQATFVRIAQGNHLRLSLSGACFPAYPVNSGTGAFPNDSRLMDAQIITLMVSCGGDYPTRVLLPIFRSDAQ